One region of Strongyloides ratti genome assembly S_ratti_ED321, chromosome : X genomic DNA includes:
- a CDS encoding ATPase, F1/V1/A1 complex, alpha/beta subunit, nucleotide-binding domain and ATPase, F1/V1/A1 complex, alpha/beta subunit, C-terminal domain and ATPase, F1 complex alpha/beta subunit, N-terminal domain and ATPase, V1 complex, subunit A family and V-type ATP synthase catalytic alpha chain family and ATPase, F1 complex beta subunit/V1 complex, C-terminal domain and P-loop containing nucleoside triphosphate hydrolase domain-containing protein codes for MAPSSRAEVKEAEYGYVYGVSGPVVTAEKMSGAAMYELVRVGHTELVGEIIRLEGDFATIQVYEETSAVTIGDPVLRTGKPLSVELGPGIMESIFDGIQRPLEAIAKDTNSIYIPKGVRTNALDRKKKWSFVPLRNVSVGSHISGGDIVGTVQENELIKHSIMIPPNSYGTVTYVAPAGEYTVDDIVIEAEFEGVKTKYPMYQVWPVRSPRPVAEKLAADYPLLCGQRVLDALFPCVQGGTTAIPGAFGCGKTVISQSLSKYSNSDAIIYVGCGERGNEMSEVLRDFPELTMEVNGVTTSIMKRTALVANTSNMPVAAREASIYTGITLSEYFRDMGLNVAMMADSTSRWAEALREISGRLGEMPADSGYPAYLAARLSSFYERAGKVRCLGSPERNGSVTIVGAVSPPGGDFADPVTSATLGIVQVFWGLDKKLAQRKHFPSINWLISYSKYMRALDDYYEKNFPEFVALRTKCREILQEEEDLSEIVQLVGKASLAESDKITLEVAKLIKDDFLQQNGYTPYDRYCPFYKTVGMLKNMIGFYDMARHAVDSTSQTDNKITWKVIEDHMKPLMYELTSMKFKNPQTESEEKIKKDFDDLYEKMSNAFRNLED; via the exons ATGGCCCCATCAAGCCGTGCTGAAGTTAAAGAAGCTGAATATGGATACGTTTATGGAGTATCAGGACctg tcgTAACAGCTGAAAAAATGTCTGGTGCTGCTATGTACGAGTTAGTTCGTGTAGGACATACTGAATTGGTAGGAGAAATCATTCGTTTAGAAGGAGACTTTGCTACTATTCAAGTTTATGAAGAAACATCTGCTGTTACAATTGGAGATCCTGTCTTAAGAACTGGAAAACCACTTTCTGTTGAACTTGGACCTGGTATTATGGAATCTATTTTTGACGGTATCCAACGTCCATTGGAAGCTATCGCAAAAGATACAAATTCTATTTACATTCCAAAAg gtGTACGTACCAATGCTTTGGatagaaaaaagaaatggaGTTTTGTTCCATTAAGAAATGTATCTGTTGGTTCCCATATATCTGGTGGTGATATTGTTGGTACAGTTCAAGAAAATGAACTTATCAAACACAGTATTATGATTCCACCAAATAGTTATGGTACTGTTACTTATGTAGCACCAGCTGGAGAATATACAGTTGATGATATTGTTATTGAAGCTGAATTTGAAGGTGTTAAAACTAAATATCCAATGTACCAAGTATGGCCAGTACGTTCACCACGTCCAGTTGCAGAGAAACTTGCTGCTGATTATCCACTTCTTTGTGGACAACGTGTATTAGATGCTCTTTTCCCATGTGTTCAAGGAGGTACAACAGCTATTCCAGGAGCTTTCGGTTGTGGTAAAACTGTTATTTCTCAATCTTTATCTAAATACTCCAATTCTGATGCTATTATTTATGTTGGTTGTGGAGAACGTGGTAATGAAATGTCTGAAGTATTACGTGATTTCCCAGAACTTACTATGGAAGTTAATGGTGTTACCACTTCTATTATGAAACGTACTGCTCTTGTAGCTAATACATCTAACATGCCCGTAGCTGCTCGTGAAGCTTCTATTTACACTGGTATTACACTTTCTGAATACTTCCGTGATATGGGATTGAACGTAGCTATGATGGCTGACTCTACTTCTCGTTGGGCTGAAGCTCTTCGTGAAATTTCTGGACGTTTAGGAGAAATGCCTGCTGATTCTGGTTATCCAGCTTACCTTGCAGCTCGTCTTTCCTCTTTCTATGAACGTGCTGGTAAAGTTAGATGTCTTGGTAGTCCAGAACGTAATGGTTCTGTTACAATTGTTGGTGCTGTATCACCACCTGGTGGTGACTTTGCTGATCCAGTTACATCTGCTACTCTTGGTATCGTTCAAGTATTTTGGggtttagataaaaaattagctCAAAGAAAGCATTTCCCATCTATTAATTGGCTTATCTCTTACAg taaGTATATGCGTGCTCTTGATGATTACTATGAGAAGAATTTCCCAGAATTTGTTGCTCTTAGAACTAAATGTAGAGAAATCCTTCAAGAAGAAGAAGATCTTTCTGAAATTGTACAATTAGTTGGTAAAGCATCACTTGCTGAATCTGATAAGATTACTCTTGAAGTAGCTAAACTTATCAAGGATGATTTCCTTCAACAAAATGGTTATACTCCATATGATCGTTATTGTCCATTTTACAAAACTGTTggtatgttaaaaaatatgattggATTCTATGATATGGCACGTCATGCTGTTGACTCAACCTCACAAACTgacaataaaattacatgGAAAGTCATTGAAGATCATATGAAACCATTGATGTATGAACTTACTTCAATGAAATTCAAAAATCCACAAACAGAAAGTGAAGAGAAAATTAAGAAAGACTTTGACGACCTTTATGAAAAAATGTCAAATGCTTTTAGAAATCTTGAAGATTAG
- a CDS encoding MAM domain and Concanavalin A-like lectin/glucanases superfamily domain-containing protein: MDALVPNTGGSNAFVGKIIQVALGLFVTTSNLQHYNNEMMTNDPSTFNCSFDNGCRWSSTGTGIDIWKIAKGEPEPLLWFAATGTMQLPREPFSLIEMRGNVPDALTSDLIPCQSDIGMITFIYWLIGGANFEICLLRQNNEKFNCTGFLQVPSMPGKLALNIPPISFPFKISIIPNDKQGLIVIDDITYTSQGCKYIPKKFKGIKSNFLPTPEPISYFSETTSKSASEIKLPWTLPSIETTSTTIISTISLPIQARKPIHQLPLSLRTNAAKNIRISERPILPKSNNLVPFVNSRNSKNLIKIEQSTDSKEEEFDLLVIGNKTKPLFDKRKGKIINDTSDLLCDFGGDFPCLWGPEAGRWAIIDKGAIPSFEESKPKELPSYPAGIVIQGTSMFTSDPLPCQIGSGKLLLRYWSNGNVKLQVCALGYNEDSTTIQCSEPLIDETKKNDDSSLVIFEFNDDMMEPFTLNLIPEWEKNSKNEYLIIDELAYVGGCDNDVKENLLNKQINEKTTPITTTSMTTTTMTIPTTTIPIIPTTMITERGIHYCDILNCNFNEDACQYLNHGLTKVPWTLRSKGYGYPLTKLTDIRPYPGQQSFISTLLSPGDFAILESPRIDLNQNNVIYFQYYRPSYSSTIRLCIIDNEVKPFRTTNAFIQCPPILRTLTPKQAYSWQNLHIELPPGTVKFYLVAHNMETSVEKTAIAVDNFKVAVCENKQSDFYSGMSREAKNSE, translated from the exons atggaTGCTTTGGTGCCAAATACTGGTGGATCTAATGCATTTGTGGGAAAGATAATTCAAGTTGCTTTGGGACTTTTTGTAACAACATCTAATTTAcaacattataataatgaaatgaTGACAAATGATCCATCTACTTTTAATTGCTCATTTGATAATGGTTGTAGATGGTCTTCAACAGGAACAGGAATTGATATATGGAAAATAGCTAAAGGAGAACCGGAACCATTATTATGGTTTGCTGCTACAGGGACTATGCAATTACCAA gggaacctttttcattaattgaGATGCGTGGAAATGTACCGGATGCATTAACATCAGACCTTATACCATGTCAATCGGATATAGGAatgataacatttatttattggtTAATTGGAGGAgcaaattttgaaatatgtttattaagacaaaataatgaaaaatttaattgtacAGGTTTCCTTCAAGTTCCAAGTATGCCAGGAAAATTAGCATTAAATATTCCTCCTATATCATTtccatttaaaatatcaattataCCAAATGATAAACAAGGATTAATAGTTATAGATGATATTACATATACATCACAAGGATGTAAATATAtaccaaaaaaatttaaagggATAAAGTCTAATTTTTTACCAACACCTGAACCAATATCATACTTTTCTGAAACTACATCCAAAAGTGCAagtgaaataaaattaccaTGGACATTACCAAGTATTGAAACTACATCAACAACAATTATTTCAACTATTTCATTACCAATACAGGCAAGAAAACCAATTCATCAATTACCATTATCATTAAGAACTAATGCAGCTAAAAATATACGTATTTCTGAGAGACCAATACTTCCAAAATCAAATAATCTTGTACCATTTGTTAATTCaagaaattcaaaaaatttaattaaaattgaaCAATCAACAGATAGTAAAGAGGAAGAATTTGATTTATTAGTAATAGGAAATAAAACAAAAccattatttgataaaagaaaaggtaaaattataaatgatacCTCAGATTTATTATGTGATTTTGGTGGTGATTTTCCATGTTTATGGGGACCTGAAGCAGGAAGATGGGCTATTATAGATAAAGGTGCTATACCATCTTTTGAGGAATCAAAACCTAAAGAACTTCCATCATATCCAGCAGGAATAGTTATTCAGGGAACATCTATGTTTACTAGTGATCCATTACCATGTCAAATTGGATCtggaaaattattattaagataTTGGAGTAATGGAAATGTTAAATTACAAGTATGTGCATTGGGTTATAATGAAGATAGTACAACAATTCAATGTTCTGAACCATTAATTgatgaaacaaaaaaaaatgacgaTTCTTCACTTGTTATATTTGAATTTAATGATGACATGATGGAACCATTTACA ttAAATTTAATTCCTGAATGGGAAAAGAATTCAAAAAATGAGTATTTAATTATTGATGAGTTAGCATATGTTGGAGGATGTGATAATGATGTTAAAGAGAATCTTcttaataaacaaattaatgaaaaaactACTCCAATAACAACAACATCAATGACAACAACAACAATGACAATTCCTACAACAACAATTCCAATAATTCCAACAACAATGATTACTGAAAGAGGTATTCATTATTGTGATATCttaaattgtaattttaatg aagatGCTTGtcaatatttaaatcatGGTTTAACTAAAGTTCCTTGGACATTAAGAAGTAAAGGATATGGTTATCCATTAACAAAACTTACTGATATTCGTCCATATCCAGGACAACAATCATTTATTAGCACATTACTTTCACCAGGAGATTTTGCTATTCTTGAATCTCCAAGAATTgatttaaatcaaaataatgttatCTACTTCCAATATtatag gcCATCTTATTCATCAACAATACGTTTATGtattattgataatgaaGTGAAACCATTTAGAACAACAAATGCATTTATTCAATGTCCACCAATATTAAGAACATTAACACCTAAACAAGCATATTCTTGGCAAAATTTACATATTGAATTACCTCCTGGAacagtaaaattttatttggtAGCACATAATATGGAAACATCTGTTGAAAAAACTGCCATAGCTGTGGACAATTTTAAAGTAGCTGTATGTGAAAATAAACAATCAGATTTTTATTCAGGAATGTCCAGAGAAGCTAAAAATAGTGagtaa